A window of the Vanessa tameamea isolate UH-Manoa-2023 chromosome 22, ilVanTame1 primary haplotype, whole genome shotgun sequence genome harbors these coding sequences:
- the LOC113402281 gene encoding leucine-rich repeat-containing protein 24-like: MGIRALLCAILIVLIRPSGSDWLSCGHIRECHCKWSSGKKTATCITSGLTQIPRLATDIQVLDLHGNPLNELQEDAFASIELLNLQRLNLSSTNLRYLHQNAFNELRILIELDLSRNFLTELSPNTFKGNERLRLLVLNDNPLSKLVAQQFPPLQHLKKLELSRCRLRKVHPFAFVNLRALETVQVHQNLLSYLHQDTFNLPVLKTLTLSDNPWYCDCRLRKFHEWFLNSNLGNEEVFCAGPENKAHLSWLDIKDEDMVCPPSVITSPSVIRTETGADIAFGCFVRGDPTPSVTWSFRHMVITNKTNSDSEIFVFNYSIEHFNEDLNDFINKSAQWFNVTISNVTSDLAGEWRCNAKSSAGESSAYLTLFLPKARTATARSAPDYSKFFIAIGAVFAMASTGFIAACVCWKIRRRHVPPSRSFTDQEKKLLDTSLAVSCDRTSVEMGSSYGFEMFDRSMSMESEDTQRCMEPVQITIEGPSGSFPPPPAEFSIPAPYGNIFISVQVTGHNEEYPDLLGGGATLPRRSRTCFLKSAYDNMGPRVTAAGSSTWSLPGAKADSKSNKETTSIAPLSTFSTEFTAL, encoded by the coding sequence ATGGGCATTCGTGCACTGTTGTGCGCAATCCTGATCGTTCTCATCAGACCTTCAGGAAGCGACTGGCTAAGTTGCGGCCACATCAGAGAATGTCACTGCAAATGGTCCTCCGGCAAGAAAACTGCAACATGCATAACATCAGGTCTGACCCAGATACCTCGATTAGCAACAGATATACAAGTTTTAGATTTACACGGGAACCCTTTAAACGAACTCCAGGAAGATGCTTTTGCAAGCATAGAACTACTAAACTTACAACGACTGAACCTCAGCTCTACAAATCTACGCTACTTGCATCAAAACGCCTTCAACGAACTTCGCATTTTGATAGAATTAGATCTTTCAAGGAACTTCCTCACAGAACTTTCACCTAACACTTTCAAAGGAAACGAACGTTTGAGGCTTTTAGTCCTTAACGACAACCCTTTAAGTAAATTAGTCGCACAGCAATTCCCACCCTTGCAACATTTAAAGAAACTAGAACTTTCGAGATGCCGACTCCGCAAAGTTCACCCTTTTGCCTTTGTGAATTTGCGGGCGCTAGAAACTGTCCAAGtacatcaaaatttactttcatatttacacCAGGATACATTCAACCTACCTGTGTTAAAAACTTTAACGCTCTCCGACAACCCATGGTACTGCGATTGTAGGTTAAGAAAATTTCACGAATGGTTTTTAAATAGCAATCTTGGAAACGAAGAAGTTTTTTGCGCTGGTCCAGAGAATAAAGCACATTTATCATGGTTGGATATAAAAGACGAAGATATGGTATGCCCCCCCTCAGTCATAACAAGTCCATCCGTGATCAGAACTGAAACGGGAGCCGACATTGCCTTTGGGTGCTTTGTCCGAGGTGATCCTACACCAAGTGTCACGTGGTCTTTCCGTCACATGGTAATTACAAATAAGACTAATAGTGATAgtgaaatttttgtttttaattattctatagAACACTTTAATGAGGATCTTAATGACTTCATAAATAAAAGCGCACAGTGGTTTAACGTGACAATAAGTAATGTTACAAGTGATTTAGCAGGAGAGTGGCGCTGTAACGCTAAAAGTTCAGCGGGGGAATCTAGTGCTTATCTTACCTTATTCTTACCTAAAGCAAGAACTGCTACTGCGAGAAGTGCGCCAGACTACTCTAAATTTTTTATAGCTATCGGAGCTGTATTCGCTATGGCGAGTACGGGATTCATAGCGGCCTGCGTTTGTTGGAAGATAAGGCGTCGACATGTTCCTCCAAGCAGGAGTTTTACAGATCAAGAGAAGAAATTACTGGATACATCGTTGGCTGTCAGCTGCGATAGAACAAGTGTTGAAATGGGATCGTCGTATGGCTTCGAAATGTTTGACAGATCAATGTCAATGGAAAGTGAAGATACTCAGCGATGTATGGAACCAGTTCAAATAACAATCGAAGGACCATCTGGTTCATTTCCCCCACCACCAGCTGAATTTTCAATACCAGCTCCttatggtaatatttttatatcggtGCAGGTAACCGGACATAATGAAGAATACCCGGATCTGTTAGGTGGCGGCGCAACTTTACCGAGACGAAGTAGAACTTGTTTTTTGAAATCAGCATACGATAATATGGGACCTAGAGTGACGGCTGCTGGTAGCTCAACTTGGTCATTGCCTGGAGCGAAGGCTGACTCAAAATCGAATAAGGAAACCACATCAATAGCACCACTGTCTACTTTTTCAACTGAATTTACTGCTCTGTAa